TCCCAGTCTCATAAGTAAAATGTCTTGTATATTTCAATTATGAACACTTAGGCTATTTAATATTCTCTCAGTCTCAGCTTAATTTAGTAAAATTACGTAACACATTTACGCTAATGGATACTTTGAGTaaacaaatgaattttatttgaaaagttcttagtaaaatgtaattcattgatCAGGAGTGGAAGAGGTCCTCGTAAGCAGGTGGAGAGGAGGCGCTGTCTGCTGTACTCgctttctcctcttcttcttcctcggAGACACTGCGATTCCTGCAAAGAAACCCGCAAATGTATAATTAATCCCCTTTGGTCAGCCCTTGACGCAAATAATAACGGTAAAAGGTGTATGGCTGACTTTACTTTGTCTGCGTTATATGAGTGTTATTTAAGCGTAATGAATCAGTCTACATGAGAATTTTGGCCAGACCGGTTAGTGTtgtaacacattttgttttgtttatgtctgTAACTGTGTCTTTCGAGTCTCAAACTTTGATATAACATTCACATATTTATCTGCTTCAAATTAAAGCAGTTTAGAAACCTGCAATTTATCCTTTATTAATAAAGCATGTGAAGTTATTCAATCTTACCGCAAAACAGGCGTATGATCTTAAATCGTTCCTTATTTTTACACAGTTGAAGCACCTCCACTGTTAGCTCAGGCGGGCGGTGCTCGTATAATTAGTTAAACTCATAGTGTTACAACACTCCCTGGCCTGCTCTataaaaatttaatctaaattcAAATATTGGCTTGAACAATACTGAGTTACATTCAAATGGTTACAATGAATGATTCAGTAATACTAGAAGAGTACAAGAGTTTATGCACTGCACATAAGATTTCCTTGAGGTTTATGCCTATTTAAAAATAGATGTTACAGCTCAAAACTGATGTAcattattacagtaaatattttcttatttagccTTCCAAGTTGTTTTCTTTGCAATATTATCTTTAATAAACCCATCTTAAAACCAAAAAAGAgatcagtcattttttttaatcagctcaAGCTGTTATTAATGCTGTTTCTAGACTTTATGCTGGTGATCATGGTGTCTAAATGAATTTAATGCACACTATCATCAGTATTATAATCGTTACCTGTTTTCCCTTTGCTCTGCTGTAGCGTTGTCATGTTCACCAGAATTAAAAGCAGGGTTTTCCACTGGATACATGCTGTAATACTGTGGCGGTGTGTTCACTGTGACTGCTAATGGCTGGTGATTTGAATGCAAACCATTAACAGGACTCAGACTTTGGTCTGGTACTACGGAGGTGTACGGTGGTGGGATGTACTGGACCACCGTGGCCCTGTGGAAGGTAATGGGCTGATTGAATCTAGTGAAGATGAATGATGGTCCTGAAAGGGGCGGCAGAGGGTCCGTTTCAGGTGTTCTCTCGCCATCATTCTGCTTGCAGCTCAGGCAGGACAGCATTCGGAACTTGCAGATGCTTATCAGCACAAATGTACCTCCTACTGACAGCAGAATGGGCCCCAGAAGCTGTGTCCACTCGTAGCTGTGGCTGAAATTGTAATTTGTCCACCCCATAGCCGTGAATGCCATGCCAACCAGGCCCAAGAAGACTCCGGAGAACAGGAGCGTGGCGCCAGCTTTGTCCCCATCTGACACCTGAGTGTTTGAAGAGCTTGGTGCTTGGCTGGGCATCAAAGAGACGACATTCACAGGGACATCACTGGGACTCTGGTTGCTGTTTGTGATGGTACTACAAACACCAGCAGGTACTGCATCACTTGACCCGGCAAGAGGATTTGTCCCTTGATTCCTactttctgttgttttcttccaAAGATCTAGAATGCCGTAATGTCTCATCTGGCCAGAACTGCACTGTTTTTGTATAGTAGGTTAAGTATTTAGACACTTGTCTGATGaaggtccactcatctatgcctGAAGGATCTTTTAAGAACATTGTTTATCTATTTTGGACATTGGCTCAGAAGCTTAGTTAACAGGTAACAGATCATTGCTATTATGCTGTAGTCTTGAACACTCATCATCATGTTGGTGCGAGCACTGAAATGTGAAATCTGTCGCATGACAGAGCACATGCAGGAAACTGGCAGGTCCAAAGACTAAACCtaaaattacttctttttttttttttttggaccaaatattaaaattttattacaaaacattaCCAAACTAACTGCCTTTTTCAATAGAATCATTAGATCAGTAAAACTAGGATCTGGAGTAAAAAAGTTTGCCATACAAtataaaaggaatagtttactcaaaaatgaaaattgtcgtAATTTGCTCCATTTACTCCACCACGTCATTCTGAAGAATGTCTCAACtgttgtccatacaataaaactCAGAGGGGTTCAAAACAACATtctttgattgaaaaaaaaaaataggacatttttcaaaatctgttcctttgtgttcgacagaagaaagtaaatgatcacagaattttcactttcagCTGAACTATCCTATTAATGTATCACCGAAATCAAAAGAGCAAAGTCTAGagaatatatatatgcactataaAAGTTTCATGATCATTTTTGCACACAACTTAAGCCTTTTCATCCACAAGGGAACCATATGGTAAAATTGCAACAGAATTTCCCTAAATGAGCCAAAACAGAGAGAGAAGTAGGGAGATAAAAAGCTCTGTTTCCGACAATATCAAACAATTCTGCATCACTTTAACTTTTCAAAGCCCTCTCTGGAGTCAAAATGGATTTGATTAGCAAAACAATGTTTTACCCAGAGCACTGCATAACCTAGCAAATTGCAACTAGTGtccagttcaccaaaaaaaaaaaaaaaaaaataaaaaaacctgtcaCTTAACTTTGATGACACACTTATCTCACAGTAACATTTTACTGTGGAACTAAGGTACTATATATATGTCCTCCACTCTCAATGTCCAATAACAACAGACAGAATCATGAATTGTATTTGTCATGGTTCAACACATATGCAAAATGCATATGCCATGTTTTATTGCAGACCATGTGTTTTTCACAGTCCATTGTTTACCTGTTGTTGTGGAACAGTATATGGAACTTGCAGGTAAATGTTGCCCAGAATTATTTTGTAAACTGGGACTGGACACTGGAGAAACAGTATGATTAAAATCAGTagatggtgaaaaaaataaaatgatatttttgatAGGATTGCAAGTATCGTGCTAAATTCATCCAACTTTTCATTAAGGTCAAGCAGTATGTCAGAACCTTCTCGTGCTAGAGACTTTGTTTTAATTCTTTCCCCAAAAGCTCGAGGAGACACCTGAGAGAAATTTAGGAAGAGAATAGATTCCAGCTCAAGAATGTTTAAAATCGGCCCAGCTTTTGGGCCTGACACACTCTTTCAATTAAGCCGAGTCCAAATATTTATGAGGAGAacatttcctctttctctctctctctttgtgatcATGGTGTGTAGTATGCATGTGAATAACAAATGTGTGTgctggtatgtgtgtgtgcaggataGGTCTGCTTAAATGATATCTGCTCAGATATGGTCACCGTGAAAGCTTTGGACAACCTACCAGTAAGTCTTTGTTTGAATCACCCCCTATTGATTCTCTCTACATGCTAGTCAGTTGAATTCGATGGTATGACAAAAGTAGAGAATTTCTTCATATGACCCTGCACTGGATTAATTATTAGTGAAGACTACATTGTCTTAGTATTGTATTAACAAACCACAGTAACTTATTGCTTCATTCGGCTCTAAATGATTAGCCAGCAAATTAAATCTTTTAATATTTGCAACTGCGGTTCACTCTTGATTCCTCTCTTGTCCTAATTTACCTCATCTCCCCTCTTCCTTCCAACGGTTCATATGCAGCACAATATCCAGACCGCACACTATTGCATGAGTATCCACGTCCTCCAATGGGAAAAGTCCGCCTGCAATCACAAAAGGGGCCTTAATGGGTTTCCATTGCACAGTctatctatttctctctctcccagTCTTTGACCACCCACTTCATTTCAATGAGGCAGCACGTTGCTTCATGACATAGTCACGTACATCCTCCACAACCAATCAGCCAAGAGCTACTGCACCCATCTGTTTTCACCAGCCATATTTTGTTCTGCGTTTCTCCACtgcttcattcattaatttgttcattaaaaagtTGTGAATCTGCTCAGTGGTATACAAGTATACactacattaatacattttaaaacacctgttttctattttaattataacattcaatttaatcctgtgatgacACACCTGAAATTTTAAGCCACCAAAAATCATTCTGACATTCTGATTTGGTTCGCAAGAAACATATatattactgaccctaaacttttaaacagcagtgtatattTGAAACAACTGGTTAAAACATAAATGTCCTTTGAATGTCTGCCAACCCCAGAGAATTTGACATCAAATCTTATCTGCACATCAACTTTatgtaaattatgaaattattttacctaaatgtattattttatctgcCAGCTCActctaagataaaaaaaaaataattgcaatgtACACACATGAAGCAAGAATCAACACTGCAACAATATTAGAGTAATATTAACACTGAAAACCTCTGAAGTGATTTTACTGCAGTTGAGATGCAAAATGGCACCAGTTGCAGTTGTATGAAACAAAAGTATTTCAGATTCAGTCTGACACAAAGTTGCTATGAACAACACTGAATATTAGGAAAGATCAGCCAACTGAATGCTGATATTGACCAACTGGAAGTATCAAGTATTCAAGAGCATCGTGCAATAACTCACACTGGCAGACTTGCACAAATGACTTCATCGGTATGTGATTAGATATGATTATCTGCAATACAGGAcacaaagctttgacatttttgttgtGATCTGGTGCAGGCAATATTACCTCATCTTTGGCTGACTGATAGTATAGACACTGTGGGGCTGCTCCATGGGAGTTAAGATGTCGCTATCCTCCATCATGGCCCCCGACCTTGTGACAAATTGCCCATGACGTGGCTTTGCTCGCCAGGCACGGAAGCCTGTTCTCTCTCGCATCTCTCATTCCCTTCAACCTGCCTTTCTCCTGTCCTCCCATTGTTCCATCCTTCCACTGCTCTGAGCTCTCATCTACAGTTTCTCTTTGGCTCAGTATGGAGGAACAGGTTTACGTGCCCGTTCACCAATCTGCTTTCAAACCAGAGAGCAGAGAGGCATAGACAGTGTAGGAGGGAGAGAGACACAAGGAGAGAAACAAATGCTGCTGCGGCTGTTGAGTAACTGAGGGGAACCAATCACAATAATCAAAGTAAAATCCAGGCAGAAGATGGACTTTTGTATCTGCCAGCCTGTAAACAAAAGCAGATCAATTTTGTTTCCAAACACTTTGCTTTGTGACACGATTCTGGCCATTTTATTAGCCTTTCAAATTGTGAGCACCACTTCAAACATCCTCACAAAGTCTCTTGTCTGTacactttatttataaagacattaAATCCATCCAACCCACACTAGCTTGGAAAAGTAACAGAATGGAACATCAGC
The sequence above is drawn from the Cyprinus carpio isolate SPL01 chromosome B5, ASM1834038v1, whole genome shotgun sequence genome and encodes:
- the tmem174 gene encoding transmembrane protein 174; translated protein: MRHYGILDLWKKTTESRNQGTNPLAGSSDAVPAGVCSTITNSNQSPSDVPVNVVSLMPSQAPSSSNTQVSDGDKAGATLLFSGVFLGLVGMAFTAMGWTNYNFSHSYEWTQLLGPILLSVGGTFVLISICKFRMLSCLSCKQNDGERTPETDPLPPLSGPSFIFTRFNQPITFHRATVVQYIPPPYTSVVPDQSLSPVNGLHSNHQPLAVTVNTPPQYYSMYPVENPAFNSGEHDNATAEQRENRNRSVSEEEEEEKASTADSASSPPAYEDLFHS